One Clostridium estertheticum DNA segment encodes these proteins:
- a CDS encoding HD domain-containing protein, translating into MENKHGIGLPTLEEAKILLEEAGRLNPGLWVEHSIYSGKAAQLIAQNCDNIDSDTALILGMLHDIGRRFGITGMRHSIDGYNFLMEKGFYKAAKVCITHSFDCKDIKSAFGKWDCTEKEYDFVKHYLEKTEYDDYDRLIQLCDALAFIDGYYLIEKRMVEAAIRHGINEYTTLKWNETLEIKAYFEHKIGKSVYSILPGVIENTFGL; encoded by the coding sequence ATGGAAAATAAGCACGGAATAGGGCTACCTACATTAGAAGAAGCAAAAATATTATTAGAAGAAGCAGGAAGGTTAAATCCAGGACTTTGGGTTGAACATTCTATTTATTCTGGAAAAGCAGCACAATTGATAGCACAAAATTGTGACAATATAGATTCAGATACCGCGTTAATATTAGGGATGCTCCATGATATAGGTAGAAGATTCGGAATAACAGGCATGAGGCATAGTATAGACGGTTATAATTTTTTAATGGAAAAAGGTTTTTATAAGGCGGCAAAGGTATGCATTACTCATTCATTTGATTGCAAAGATATAAAATCTGCCTTTGGAAAATGGGATTGTACTGAGAAAGAATATGATTTTGTAAAACATTACTTGGAAAAAACTGAATATGATGATTACGATAGACTTATACAATTATGTGATGCCTTAGCATTTATAGATGGTTATTATCTGATCGAGAAAAGAATGGTTGAAGCCGCAATAAGACATGGTATCAATGAATATACTACACTTAAATGGAATGAAACACTTGAAATAAAAGCGTATTTTGAACATAAGATAGGAAAGTCTGTCTACAGTATACTTCCTGGAGTTATTGAAAATACATTTGGGCTATAG
- a CDS encoding VanZ family protein — MGIMLEFRTLIIFILPILVLIRVISIRKNCSKNQFSIKREIVLELFFAYILCFIGITLFPLFINWAGQRSSVSINVVPVFNTINDISMISQTPKMQNFMIKFWLKNILGNTLLLFPFGLLLPILWRKFDNIRNTLLLSFLFSLGIEIIQLLSYYVGNMGRSFDIDDIILNTFGAWLGYMFYKKILLKFINNQFLNGIQRNVGCNK; from the coding sequence ATGGGTATTATGTTAGAGTTCCGAACTTTAATCATATTTATTTTGCCTATATTGGTACTGATTAGAGTAATTTCAATCCGCAAAAATTGCAGCAAAAATCAGTTTTCAATTAAAAGAGAAATTGTATTAGAACTTTTTTTCGCATATATTCTCTGCTTTATAGGAATAACTTTATTCCCTCTATTTATAAATTGGGCTGGGCAAAGGAGTAGTGTTTCGATAAATGTCGTACCAGTCTTTAATACGATAAATGATATTTCAATGATCTCCCAAACACCAAAAATGCAAAACTTTATGATTAAATTTTGGTTAAAGAATATTTTGGGTAATACGCTTCTATTATTTCCTTTTGGTTTATTACTCCCAATATTATGGAGAAAGTTTGATAATATAAGAAACACACTTTTATTATCGTTTTTATTTTCTTTAGGCATAGAGATTATTCAACTTTTATCTTACTACGTAGGGAATATGGGTAGATCCTTCGATATTGATGACATAATATTAAATACTTTCGGTGCATGGTTAGGATACATGTTCTATAAGAAAATTCTACTTAAATTCATTAATAATCAATTTCTTAATGGCATCCAGCGAAATGTAGGTTGTAATAAATAA
- a CDS encoding HD domain-containing protein, whose product MINHLGQGVPTLEEAKLLLLEGQKLNPGPWIDHSMNAGRAAELIAKNCKGLNPDVALVLGMLHDIGVRFGVSYMKHILHGYNFAMEKGYYKLAKVCLTHSFECQDIRTCFGRWDYCSDEEYSFIKNYIESAEYDDYDRLIQLCDALALPSGFCLMEKRMVDVVLRHGIHEHIINKWRATFKNKQYFEERMGKSIYSVLPGVIENTFDL is encoded by the coding sequence ATGATAAATCATTTGGGACAAGGTGTGCCAACCCTAGAGGAGGCAAAATTACTATTACTAGAAGGACAAAAATTAAATCCTGGTCCTTGGATTGATCATTCAATGAATGCAGGAAGAGCAGCAGAGTTGATAGCAAAAAATTGTAAAGGGTTAAACCCAGATGTTGCTTTAGTACTAGGAATGCTACATGACATCGGTGTAAGATTTGGGGTTTCATATATGAAGCATATTTTACACGGCTATAATTTTGCTATGGAAAAGGGGTATTATAAACTAGCAAAAGTTTGTTTAACTCATTCATTTGAGTGCCAAGATATAAGAACTTGTTTTGGAAGATGGGATTATTGTAGTGATGAAGAATACAGTTTTATTAAGAATTACATTGAGTCTGCAGAATATGATGATTATGATAGATTGATACAATTATGTGATGCACTAGCATTACCAAGCGGGTTTTGCTTAATGGAAAAGAGAATGGTTGATGTAGTATTAAGACATGGGATACATGAGCATATTATTAATAAATGGAGAGCAACTTTCAAAAACAAACAATATTTTGAAGAGAGGATGGGAAAATCAATATATAGTGTATTACCAGGTGTTATAGAAAACACTTTTGATTTATAA
- the rsgA gene encoding ribosome small subunit-dependent GTPase A: MSLEKLGWNTYFQKKIEPYLDKGFCAARVINQHKGKYIVCSENGSFNGKLSGKFMYNADLKKDYPAVGDWVAIKMVNDTEAIIYVVLPRKSYFARKLAISGGRKMKNGILVGGNIEEQIIGSNIDTAFIVSGLDDNFNIGRIERYITLVRSSGATPVILLNKCDLCNNVSDYIEKIDIIAKGIAVYSISVLNNINMDIFDKFLCCNETIVFLGSSGVGKSTVINYLLGGEILKTNTISSSNGKGRHTTTGSQLLHHSSGCTIIDTPGTRELQLWADEDILSESFQDIYSLTDQCRYRDCAHEKEDGCAIKAALEDGKLTIERFNSYKSQLNELNTLKDTRKCYDNSRKNKLNKVNKKRGYVEC; encoded by the coding sequence ATGAGTTTAGAAAAGTTAGGATGGAACACGTATTTTCAAAAAAAAATTGAACCCTATTTAGACAAAGGGTTTTGTGCCGCAAGAGTCATAAATCAGCACAAAGGGAAGTATATTGTATGTTCTGAAAATGGAAGTTTTAATGGTAAATTGAGCGGTAAGTTTATGTATAATGCAGATCTGAAAAAAGATTACCCAGCAGTTGGTGATTGGGTGGCAATTAAAATGGTTAATGATACTGAGGCTATTATATACGTTGTATTACCAAGAAAAAGTTACTTTGCTCGTAAACTTGCTATATCAGGCGGAAGAAAAATGAAAAACGGTATACTGGTTGGAGGAAATATAGAAGAACAAATTATAGGTTCAAATATAGATACTGCATTTATTGTAAGTGGTCTAGATGATAATTTTAATATAGGTCGAATTGAAAGATATATTACCTTAGTTCGTAGTAGTGGAGCAACACCTGTTATACTCTTAAATAAATGTGACCTTTGTAATAATGTATCTGATTATATAGAAAAAATAGATATCATTGCTAAGGGTATAGCTGTTTACTCTATAAGTGTATTAAATAATATCAATATGGATATCTTTGATAAATTTTTATGTTGCAATGAGACAATAGTATTTCTTGGTTCCTCTGGAGTAGGTAAGTCTACTGTCATTAATTATCTTTTGGGTGGTGAAATACTAAAAACAAATACAATAAGTAGCTCTAATGGAAAAGGTAGGCATACCACAACGGGCTCTCAGCTTTTACATCATAGCTCGGGCTGCACAATTATAGATACTCCAGGAACCCGTGAACTACAGCTATGGGCTGATGAAGATATACTTTCTGAAAGTTTTCAAGATATCTACTCTTTAACTGATCAATGTAGATACAGGGATTGTGCTCATGAAAAAGAAGATGGTTGTGCAATTAAGGCAGCCCTTGAAGATGGAAAGTTAACTATTGAAAGATTCAATAGCTACAAAAGCCAATTGAATGAATTGAATACTCTAAAAGATACTAGAAAATGCTATGACAACAGTAGAAAAAATAAGTTAAATAAGGTAAATAAGAAAAGAGGTTATGTTGAATGTTAA
- a CDS encoding class I SAM-dependent methyltransferase, with product MVINKIDEEIIKREEDVFLMLDDLLDKRDAEWWGKFYSNKDKPIPFFINAPDENLVSYLESGIFKAGRVLDIGCGNGRNSLYLAKKNFEVDGIDFSQTSIEWACQRALESSIDVNFINRSIFDFEALKNSYDYIYDSGCLHHINPHRRSQYLSKIAELLKEDGYFGLTCFNLRGGANISDYDVYREFSMCGGLGFSESKLKAILEPYFTVLEFREMKESKDINMFGKEILWAVLMRKK from the coding sequence ATGGTGATAAATAAGATTGACGAAGAAATTATCAAAAGAGAAGAAGATGTGTTTTTAATGCTAGATGATTTACTAGACAAAAGAGATGCAGAGTGGTGGGGCAAGTTCTATTCTAATAAAGATAAACCGATACCATTTTTTATAAATGCTCCTGATGAAAATCTTGTTTCGTATTTAGAAAGTGGGATTTTCAAGGCAGGTAGAGTTTTAGATATTGGGTGTGGTAATGGAAGAAATTCTCTGTATCTTGCTAAAAAAAACTTTGAAGTTGATGGAATTGATTTTTCGCAAACCTCAATTGAATGGGCATGTCAAAGAGCTTTAGAGAGTTCTATAGATGTCAACTTTATAAATAGGTCAATATTTGATTTTGAAGCTCTAAAAAATAGTTATGATTACATATATGACAGTGGATGTTTACATCATATTAATCCTCACAGGAGGAGTCAATATCTTAGTAAGATAGCGGAATTATTGAAAGAAGATGGATATTTTGGGCTAACCTGCTTTAATTTGAGGGGTGGAGCAAATATATCAGATTATGATGTGTATAGGGAATTTTCTATGTGTGGAGGTCTAGGTTTTTCAGAGTCAAAGTTAAAGGCAATTTTAGAACCTTATTTCACTGTACTTGAATTTAGGGAAATGAAAGAAAGTAAAGATATTAATATGTTTGGGAAAGAAATTTTATGGGCTGTTTTGATGAGAAAGAAGTAG
- a CDS encoding glycosyltransferase family 4 protein, translating into MKVLLCVRQDYYKNFAGDSMQVIKTAENLRKLGVTVDINDGGIYDYSDYDIVHLFNIATTGETYRYFKIANFHKRNTVISPMHLDMKKYNMINNKIESIKLYERCNSYKKEILKKSKVVFCNSELEKSLIRNEFNVNTEYKVIYNGVEVENDDIPLYNFTERYNLNNYVLCVGRICENKNQLSLCSVCDQLGKQLVLIGSGNDNKYLEKCTNFKNVIYMGFMDSYNVYNAYRFAKVHVNPSFVEMPGLSSLEAAASGCNIVSTQEGCASEYFKDMALYCDPYDNQSILSAVKSGFEKRKNSVLKNYVNENYTWEKSTNEFYKTYLEILK; encoded by the coding sequence ATGAAAGTTTTATTGTGTGTTAGGCAAGATTATTATAAAAATTTTGCAGGAGATTCTATGCAGGTTATTAAGACAGCTGAAAACCTACGCAAATTAGGGGTAACCGTAGATATAAATGATGGTGGCATATATGACTATTCTGATTATGATATAGTACATTTATTTAATATTGCTACTACAGGAGAAACATATAGATACTTTAAGATTGCAAATTTTCACAAAAGAAACACAGTTATATCTCCAATGCATTTGGATATGAAAAAATATAACATGATAAATAATAAAATTGAAAGTATTAAACTATATGAACGGTGTAATAGTTATAAAAAAGAAATTTTAAAAAAGAGTAAAGTTGTATTTTGCAATAGTGAATTAGAAAAGTCTCTTATAAGGAATGAATTTAATGTCAATACGGAATATAAAGTTATATACAATGGTGTAGAAGTAGAAAATGACGATATACCTCTATATAATTTTACTGAGAGATATAATTTAAATAATTATGTTTTATGTGTGGGAAGAATTTGTGAAAATAAAAATCAACTTTCACTATGCAGCGTATGTGATCAATTAGGAAAGCAGTTAGTTTTAATTGGAAGTGGAAATGACAATAAGTATCTTGAAAAATGCACCAATTTTAAAAATGTAATATATATGGGCTTTATGGATAGCTATAATGTATACAATGCCTATAGATTTGCAAAAGTACATGTGAATCCAAGTTTTGTAGAAATGCCTGGCTTATCTTCACTAGAGGCAGCAGCAAGTGGTTGCAATATAGTTTCAACACAGGAAGGCTGCGCAAGTGAATATTTTAAAGATATGGCTCTATATTGTGATCCCTATGATAATCAGAGCATATTAAGTGCAGTAAAGAGTGGATTTGAAAAACGTAAGAATAGTGTGCTTAAAAATTATGTTAATGAAAATTACACTTGGGAGAAATCAACAAACGAATTTTACAAAACCTATCTAGAAATTTTAAAGTAA
- a CDS encoding sugar phosphate isomerase/epimerase family protein, which yields MRKGIFVFFGYSMPMKRRFELIKSAGFDSVMIWWGNGTGNFEGEKFAYRLLAAKYDLYICNAHLPFDECNDLWSDASVGDEYVDFIFQNINSSKLGFCFDSGHNNFFTPDIDVLSKYKQHIFALHLDDNVGDADIHMLPFDGTTNWDRMIKTLKEIKYNGVLSLEVQQDRHEKYHGLSPENYLALAIERAERIEQGLKI from the coding sequence TTGAGAAAAGGTATATTTGTTTTCTTTGGATATTCGATGCCAATGAAAAGACGATTTGAACTTATTAAAAGCGCAGGTTTTGATTCGGTTATGATATGGTGGGGAAATGGCACAGGTAATTTTGAAGGTGAAAAGTTTGCTTATAGATTGTTAGCTGCGAAATATGATTTATACATTTGCAATGCGCATCTGCCGTTTGATGAATGCAATGATCTGTGGAGTGACGCCTCTGTGGGAGACGAGTATGTAGATTTTATTTTTCAAAATATTAATTCATCAAAATTGGGATTCTGTTTTGACAGCGGACATAATAATTTTTTTACACCTGACATAGATGTTTTAAGTAAATACAAGCAGCATATTTTTGCCTTACATTTGGATGATAACGTGGGTGATGCAGACATACATATGCTACCGTTTGATGGGACAACAAATTGGGACAGGATGATAAAAACACTTAAAGAAATCAAATACAATGGAGTTCTTTCACTTGAGGTTCAGCAGGACAGGCATGAAAAATATCATGGGTTAAGTCCAGAAAATTATCTAGCATTGGCAATTGAAAGAGCAGAAAGGATTGAACAAGGCTTGAAGATCTGA
- a CDS encoding phosphotransferase enzyme family protein, with protein MLKLKYLFNNKDLAHMVLSNWESDNVDSDLLNYYRISSNAVYWCKNQGNIFFLRFAPAEEKSKESILAELDFLRFLRNSGYPAVDTILSKAGNELEEVNTPWGIYYAVAFKKASGKQISEIPMTDDIIFGLGKALGKLHKLSREYKPVNNKRNDWKEKIDWMEDVLSDFPDETAAKSELYMLKDYFLKLATTKENFGLIHYDFEPDNVFYDEVTKSYNPIDFDDAMYHWYALDIQISIDNITEDMQEEQVEPAINQFIKGYRCEYTISNDMLKLLPIFKRYDNLYSYVRLLLSIKEKWNNEPEWMVDLRIRLENSLNNKKCTFTKPI; from the coding sequence ATGTTAAAATTAAAGTATTTGTTTAATAATAAAGATTTAGCCCATATGGTACTTAGTAATTGGGAAAGTGATAATGTAGATTCTGATTTATTAAATTATTATAGGATTTCATCAAATGCAGTTTATTGGTGTAAAAATCAAGGTAATATTTTTTTTCTTAGATTTGCACCTGCTGAAGAAAAATCCAAGGAAAGCATTCTTGCTGAACTTGATTTTTTAAGATTTTTAAGAAATAGTGGCTATCCTGCAGTAGACACTATATTATCTAAAGCTGGTAATGAACTTGAAGAAGTAAATACACCTTGGGGCATATACTATGCGGTTGCATTTAAAAAAGCATCTGGTAAACAAATAAGTGAAATCCCGATGACAGATGATATTATTTTCGGATTAGGTAAAGCATTAGGAAAATTGCATAAACTAAGCCGTGAATATAAACCAGTAAATAATAAACGTAATGACTGGAAAGAAAAAATAGACTGGATGGAAGATGTATTATCAGATTTTCCAGATGAAACCGCTGCTAAAAGTGAGCTCTATATGCTTAAAGATTACTTTTTAAAGCTAGCTACTACAAAAGAGAATTTTGGACTTATCCATTATGACTTTGAACCTGACAACGTATTTTATGATGAAGTTACGAAAAGCTATAACCCTATAGATTTTGATGATGCAATGTATCATTGGTATGCACTGGATATTCAAATATCAATAGACAATATCACTGAGGATATGCAAGAAGAACAAGTAGAACCTGCAATAAATCAATTTATTAAAGGCTACCGCTGCGAGTATACTATTTCCAACGATATGCTTAAATTATTACCGATCTTCAAAAGATATGATAATTTATATAGTTATGTACGGTTGCTTCTCTCTATAAAAGAAAAATGGAATAATGAGCCTGAATGGATGGTAGACTTAAGAATTCGCTTAGAGAATTCATTAAATAATAAAAAATGTACATTTACAAAGCCAATTTAA
- a CDS encoding GyrI-like domain-containing protein, with amino-acid sequence MDINIEMISSYKIAYIRRAGPYGSENVQIMEQLKSWAREKNLFNENSIILGIAQDNPQFTEPKDCRYDTCLVVSDEFKVDNKYINFGKTIGGKYCVFKISHTVDAMQKAWMEIFSVLSKRNYEFDDKRPILERYAMQMINKHYCEICVPIL; translated from the coding sequence ATGGATATTAATATTGAAATGATATCATCATATAAAATTGCTTATATACGAAGAGCAGGTCCTTACGGTTCAGAGAATGTGCAAATAATGGAGCAATTAAAAAGTTGGGCTAGAGAAAAAAACTTATTTAATGAAAATTCAATTATATTAGGAATAGCCCAAGATAACCCTCAATTCACAGAACCTAAAGATTGTCGTTATGATACATGTTTAGTTGTTTCGGATGAATTTAAAGTTGATAATAAGTATATTAATTTCGGAAAAACTATCGGTGGAAAATATTGCGTATTTAAAATAAGTCATACGGTAGATGCTATGCAAAAAGCATGGATGGAGATATTTTCGGTGTTATCAAAAAGAAATTATGAATTTGATGATAAAAGACCTATTCTTGAACGCTATGCAATGCAGATGATAAATAAGCATTATTGTGAAATTTGCGTACCAATATTATAA
- a CDS encoding AraC family transcriptional regulator, whose product MNFIKNLQRAIDYMEEHILEPITYEDVARHVYMSSYNFHRTFSLVTGITANEYIRNRRLSMAGQELSMSDAKVIDIALKYGYDSPESFTKAFSRFHGITPNVARRAGMKLKSFNRLLIKIKLEGGTVMDYRIEKREGFKLLAKVAKFRNEIISEEGNTEIPDFWKECGDNGTFDGLKQNTSKNDIYGACAPISKESTHFDYGIGMEFSGGNVPEGYTIWEVKPILWAVFKCIGETGDCIGETWGKIFSEFLPGSEYSMIDDTDFELYSEDINADCFCEIWIPVEKKTYA is encoded by the coding sequence ATGAATTTTATTAAAAACTTGCAGAGGGCAATCGACTATATGGAAGAACATATATTAGAACCTATTACATATGAAGATGTTGCAAGGCATGTCTATATGTCAAGCTATAATTTTCATAGGACATTTAGTTTAGTGACTGGTATTACAGCTAATGAGTATATTAGGAATAGAAGATTATCTATGGCGGGGCAGGAACTCTCTATGTCTGATGCAAAGGTAATTGATATTGCTTTAAAATATGGTTATGATTCGCCCGAAAGTTTTACAAAGGCATTTTCCAGATTTCATGGTATTACGCCGAATGTGGCAAGGCGTGCAGGTATGAAATTAAAATCTTTTAATCGCCTTCTTATTAAAATAAAATTGGAAGGTGGTACTGTTATGGACTACAGAATCGAAAAACGAGAAGGATTCAAATTATTGGCTAAGGTTGCAAAGTTTAGAAATGAAATAATTTCAGAAGAGGGAAATACTGAAATTCCGGATTTTTGGAAAGAATGTGGTGACAATGGAACATTTGATGGTCTGAAACAAAACACTAGCAAGAATGATATTTATGGAGCTTGTGCACCAATATCAAAAGAAAGTACACATTTTGATTATGGTATTGGTATGGAATTTAGTGGTGGTAATGTACCGGAGGGATATACTATATGGGAGGTAAAACCTATATTATGGGCTGTATTTAAATGTATTGGTGAAACTGGGGATTGTATAGGCGAAACATGGGGGAAAATCTTTTCAGAATTTCTTCCAGGTTCAGAGTATAGCATGATTGATGATACTGATTTTGAATTGTACTCAGAAGATATTAATGCAGATTGCTTTTGTGAAATATGGATTCCTGTTGAGAAAAAGACATATGCATAA
- a CDS encoding GNAT family N-acetyltransferase: protein MAFDNEFPIGAVTVASKTKNVNMLDGRDDMSVLWDIRVDDRYKRQGVGTKLFTIAVEWSKSNGLKQMKIECQNNNVQACRFYHNHGAILGKIDEYAYYNDIDIEDEVQLLWYLDL, encoded by the coding sequence ATGGCGTTTGATAACGAATTCCCTATTGGGGCAGTTACTGTTGCCTCAAAAACAAAAAATGTTAATATGCTTGATGGTAGAGACGATATGAGTGTGTTATGGGATATAAGAGTTGATGATAGATATAAGCGACAGGGAGTAGGTACAAAGTTATTTACTATAGCTGTTGAGTGGTCTAAATCAAATGGATTAAAACAGATGAAAATTGAATGTCAAAATAATAATGTTCAAGCGTGCAGATTTTACCATAATCACGGTGCCATATTAGGAAAGATAGACGAATATGCTTATTACAATGATATTGATATAGAAGATGAAGTTCAACTTCTATGGTATTTAGATTTATAA
- a CDS encoding DUF2785 domain-containing protein, with product MLDKINSDLLKEKLIKIKMDNYVINDSVNISEIALEMMEYIGSVDFELRDELIYSTFLKWTINNVFTSEQMYKLLKISLDEEHLFYKIGEKDTDSVFTRTFSLLFIPLVLYLDSNTSFLTKEETIAIKDKVIKYLDLEKDTRGYVVDKGWAHSTAHAADTLDEIAKSQYINYDELLEILHAIKTRVCINNYTYINKEDDRMVTAIMTVFSRNLIDDNEIVEWIKGFGNIEKTGKYPEEHHLIVNIRNLLRSLYFEMLYQKSSKIFTKAILETLQNL from the coding sequence ATGTTAGATAAAATTAATTCGGATTTATTGAAAGAAAAACTTATTAAAATAAAGATGGATAACTATGTAATTAATGATTCAGTAAATATATCAGAAATAGCATTAGAAATGATGGAGTATATTGGCTCTGTAGATTTTGAGTTAAGGGACGAACTTATATATTCAACTTTCTTAAAATGGACAATTAATAATGTGTTTACATCAGAACAAATGTACAAATTATTAAAAATAAGTCTCGATGAAGAACATTTATTTTATAAAATAGGTGAAAAAGATACTGACTCTGTTTTTACCCGTACATTTTCACTTTTATTTATTCCACTTGTATTGTATTTAGATAGCAATACTAGCTTTTTAACCAAGGAAGAAACGATAGCCATCAAGGATAAGGTTATTAAATATTTAGATCTTGAAAAGGATACAAGAGGATATGTAGTTGATAAAGGATGGGCTCACTCTACGGCACATGCCGCTGATACTTTAGATGAAATTGCAAAATCACAATATATTAATTATGATGAATTGCTCGAAATATTACATGCAATTAAAACCAGAGTATGTATAAATAATTATACATACATAAACAAAGAAGACGATAGAATGGTTACTGCAATTATGACTGTTTTTAGCCGGAATTTGATTGATGACAATGAAATAGTAGAATGGATAAAAGGTTTTGGTAACATTGAAAAGACTGGTAAATATCCTGAAGAACATCATTTAATAGTGAATATAAGAAATCTTTTAAGAAGCCTATATTTTGAAATGTTGTACCAAAAAAGTTCGAAAATATTTACTAAAGCAATTTTAGAGACATTACAAAATTTATAG
- a CDS encoding nucleoside deaminase, producing the protein MSFTDEDFLRIAIELAKKARKKGEDPFGAVLVCNGQIMHKTHDQSITNCDPTSHAELSVISEYCRLSNNFSLEGYTLLVQK; encoded by the coding sequence ATGTCATTTACAGATGAAGATTTTTTACGCATTGCCATTGAGTTGGCGAAAAAAGCACGCAAAAAAGGCGAGGATCCATTTGGTGCCGTATTGGTATGTAATGGACAAATTATGCATAAAACTCATGATCAAAGCATTACCAATTGTGACCCAACATCTCATGCGGAATTGAGTGTTATTAGTGAATATTGTAGATTATCTAATAATTTTTCACTTGAAGGATATACTCTTTTAGTACAAAAGTGA
- a CDS encoding M23 family metallopeptidase, with the protein MFLSRVQLFIATKMLNIVLPILILSGLFKFGKGNLSDNIIYILFVGNFIFLLFKTAPWEFTNYYIRYVLVLIYIIIAFRNITFINTGIQGLSVIKVFTDMLILVFTLILMYLNIASIRASKKPKDYINLSLPFKDGKYLITDGGDGKISSLLNYHNKAQIHKRGKSNTSMRYATDIAKLNKLGFTVKNVLTKENIGYEIFHEKMYCPCEATVIEVVDGIEDNIPFSGNYPYNVGNRVVLKIDNFYIVMGHLAKGSITVKEGDRVKSGQQLAIIGNGGFTPRPHLHMQVSKCEDGQYWQGKSIPIFFNNLYYPFKNKIIKG; encoded by the coding sequence ATGTTTTTAAGTAGAGTTCAATTATTTATTGCAACGAAAATGTTAAATATAGTATTACCTATCCTAATTTTATCTGGCCTTTTCAAATTTGGGAAAGGTAATCTCAGTGATAATATTATATATATTTTATTTGTAGGTAATTTCATATTTCTATTATTTAAGACGGCTCCTTGGGAATTTACTAACTACTATATTAGGTATGTTTTAGTTTTGATTTATATAATAATCGCTTTCAGAAATATTACTTTTATTAATACAGGCATACAAGGCTTATCAGTAATTAAAGTTTTTACAGATATGTTAATTTTAGTTTTCACTTTAATTTTAATGTATTTGAATATTGCTTCTATACGTGCTTCAAAGAAGCCAAAGGATTATATAAATTTATCGTTACCATTTAAAGATGGTAAGTATCTTATAACTGATGGTGGAGATGGTAAGATAAGTTCATTACTCAATTATCATAATAAGGCTCAGATACATAAAAGGGGAAAATCGAATACGTCTATGAGGTATGCAACTGATATAGCCAAGCTTAATAAACTTGGCTTTACAGTAAAAAATGTTCTTACTAAAGAAAATATAGGATATGAGATATTTCACGAAAAAATGTACTGTCCATGCGAGGCTACTGTAATTGAAGTAGTAGATGGAATAGAAGATAATATACCATTTAGTGGAAATTATCCTTATAATGTTGGAAATCGGGTAGTATTAAAAATAGATAATTTTTATATAGTTATGGGACATTTAGCGAAGGGTAGTATAACTGTAAAAGAAGGAGACAGGGTAAAATCTGGGCAACAATTAGCGATAATAGGGAACGGTGGATTCACCCCCCGACCTCATTTGCATATGCAAGTATCAAAATGTGAAGACGGACAATACTGGCAAGGAAAAAGTATACCTATATTTTTTAATAATTTATATTACCCATTCAAAAATAAAATCATTAAAGGTTAA
- a CDS encoding DUF4829 domain-containing protein has translation MKKIIFFLCLISVVFSLVACKQVGKTNNVVISIEKSDKFSEEEINDAINCVKKKFKDFEGCNLTKLWYDEEKSKKFIEGYLKNGKGSVNGVKAENVTVLLSNFDVDSSGGDGSLNPNSTYSNWNWILIRDNKTGNWKVDDWGY, from the coding sequence ATGAAAAAGATTATATTTTTTCTTTGTCTAATTTCAGTGGTGTTTTCTTTAGTGGCTTGTAAACAAGTTGGTAAAACTAATAACGTTGTAATCAGTATTGAAAAATCTGATAAGTTTAGCGAAGAGGAAATAAATGATGCAATAAATTGTGTAAAGAAAAAATTCAAGGATTTTGAGGGATGTAATCTTACGAAATTATGGTATGATGAAGAAAAATCGAAAAAATTTATTGAAGGGTATTTGAAAAATGGGAAGGGTTCAGTGAATGGTGTCAAGGCTGAGAATGTAACTGTTTTGCTGTCTAATTTTGATGTAGATTCTTCAGGTGGTGATGGGAGTTTAAATCCAAATTCAACTTATTCCAATTGGAATTGGATATTAATAAGAGATAATAAAACAGGCAATTGGAAAGTTGATGATTGGGGATATTAA